The following proteins are encoded in a genomic region of Cryptococcus neoformans var. neoformans JEC21 chromosome 2 sequence:
- a CDS encoding cyclophilin A, putative: MSFARRFVSTASTMSQVYFDIAINNAPAGRITFKLFDDVVPKTARNFRELCTGQNGFGYAGSGFHRVIPQFMLQGGDFTNHNGTGGKSIYGNKFADENFKLRHDRPFLLSMANAGPNTNGSQFFITTVVTSWLDGKHCVFGEVSSGQDLVRKIESYGSDSGKPKAKITITASGTV; this comes from the exons ATGTCCTTCGCTCGTCGCTTCGTTTCCACCGCCAGCACCATGTC CCAAGTTTACTTTGACATTGCCATTAACA ACGCCCCCGCCGGCCGAATCActttcaagctcttcgacGATGTCGTCCCCAAGACTGCCCGAAACTTCCGTGAACTCTGTACCGGCCAGAACGGCTTCGGTTACGCCGGCTCTGGTTTCCACCGAGTGATCCCCCAGTTCATGCTCCAGGGTGGTGAC TTCACCAACCACAACGGCACTGGCGGCAAGTCCATCTACGGCAACAAGTTCGCCGACGAGAACTTCAAGCTCCGTCACGACCgacctttcctcctctccatgGCTAACGCTGGTCCCAACACCAATGGCTCTCagttcttcatcaccaccgTCGTTACCTCTTGGCTCGACGGCAAGCACTGTGTCTTCGGTGAGGTTTCCTCTGGTCAGGACCTCGTCAGGAAGATCGAGTCTTACGGCTCCGACTCTGGCA AGcccaaggccaagatcACCATCACTGCCTCCGGCACTGTCTAA
- a CDS encoding threonine synthase, putative, producing MDQEMRYFSTRGGKETLSFEDAVLTGLAPNGGLYIPTHIPALPKDWKTKWAGLSFPELSHEILSLFVPTSVIPSDDLQSIINTAYSSFRSPATTPIRQTGDKEYVLELWHGPTWAFKDVALQFLGELFRYFLERRNKGKTEDMEELTVVGATSGDTGSAAIYGLRSKPSITIFILYPDGRVSPIQEAQMATVLDANVYCVAVEDSDFDTCQSIVKTLFSDAQFNATHRLGAINSINWARILAQIVYYFSAYFQLPEEARKDGAKLQFVVPTGNFGDILAGWYAKKLGLPMQQLVVATNENDILERFFRTGRYEADDPVQQDQTAETAAVNGSSDGQQAVSAVKATHSPAMDILLSSNFERLLYYLALETNGTEGSDEEKRLKAQEKLNGWMSALKKDGKVDLGEDVRQAAGKDFWAERVSDGQTLEEIQKYYRREKYGPYVVDPHTAVGLTAQERSAKKASSDTTWITLSTAHPAKFSGAVELALSASEFPDFDFRRDVLPDELKKLEGLEKRVHRVKGEEGVRALIEKVKSASHEKVDAEEGRGSL from the exons ATGGACCAGGAAATGAGATACTTCTCCACAAGAGGTGGCAAGGAGACCCTCTCCTTCGAGGAC GCCGTCTTGACCGGTCTCGCTCCCAACGGAGG TCTCTACATCCCCACCCATATCCCTGCCCTTCCCAAGGATTGGAAGACCAAATGGGCCGGTCTGTCTTTCCCAGAGCTCTCCCACGAaatcctctctcttttcgTCCCCACCTCTGTCATTCCCTCCGACGACCTCCAgtccatcatcaacactGCCTACAGCTCCTTCCGATCGCCCGCCACTACGCCCATCAGACAGACTGGTGACAAGGAGTACGTTCTCGAGCTCTGGCATGGCCCCACATGGGCTTTCAAGGACGTGGCCCTTCAGTTCTTGGGAGAGTTGTTTAGGTACtttttggagaggaggaacaaGGGCAAGACTGAGGATATGGAGGAATTGACCGTTGTTGGTGCCACTAGTGGCGACACTGGAAG TGCTGCCATCTACGGTCTCCGATCCAAGCcctccatcaccatcttcatcctctacCCCGATGGCCGAGTGTCCCCTATCCAGGAGGCTCAGATGGCCACTGTCCTCGACGCCAACGTTTACTGCGTCGCCGTTGAGGACTCTGACTTTGACACTTGCCAAAGCATCGTGAAGACGCTCTTCTCGGACGCCCAGTTCAACGCTACTCACCGTCTTGGTGCTATCAACTCGATTAACTGGGCCCGTATCCTTGCTCAGATCGTCTACTACTTCTCCGCCTACTTCCAGCTTCCCGAAGAGGCCAGGAAGGACGGTGCCAAGCTTCAATTCGTGGTGCCCACTGGTAACTTTGGTGACATCCTTGCTGGGTGGTACGCCAAGAAGCTTGGTCTCCCCATGCAGCAACTCGTCGTCGCTACCAATGAGAACGACATTCTCGAGCGATTTTTCAGGACCGGCAGGTACGAGGCTGATGACCCTGTGCAACAAGACCAGACTGCCGAGACTGCTGCTGTCAACGGCTCTAGCGACGGACAGCAGGCTGTCAGCGCCGTCAAGGCGACTCACTCTCCCGCTATGgacatcctcctctcttccaactttgAGAGGCTGTTGTACTACCTTGCGCTTGAGACCAACGGCACCGAGGGCTCcgatgaggagaagaggctcAAGGCCCAGGAGAAGTTGAACGGCTGGATGAGcgctttgaagaaggatggcaaggtCGACCTGGGAGAGGATGTCAGGCAGGCTGCTGGCAAGGACTTTTGGGCCGAGAGAGTATCTGACGGTCAG ACGCTCGAGGAGATCCAAAAGTATTACAGGCGTGAGAAGTACGGTCCTTATGTCGTTGACCCCCACACTGCCGTCGGTCTTACCGCTCAGGAGCGCTCTGCCAAGAAGGC CTCCTCCGATACCACCTGGATCACTCTGTCTACTGCGCACCCTGCCAAGTTCTCCGGTGCTGTTGAGCTCGCTCTCTCAGCCTCCGAGTTCCCCGACTTTGACTTCCGACGGGATGTGCTCCCGGACGAGCTCAAGAAGCTGGAGGGTCTTGAGAAGCGAGTGCACAGGGtcaagggcgaggagggtgtGCGTGCGTTGATTGAAAAAGTGAAGAGTGCGAGCCATGAAAAAGTAGATGCCGAAGAGGGACGAGGGTCTCTTTAA
- a CDS encoding nucleoside transporter, putative — protein MLAAIRSALSTRPDPAEYQPVIPSAAANADPTDPATLDHIDRQLGHGAAREVVEYESVKVYFCFWVLGAGVLMSWNALICTFPLLISYLPPDSSLRRNLASILSTVYCFGNLFFLGMAQRHVGKVSPAKRLHSSLVILLVTALLTTYPALPFLFPRLSSSLLFSALVFISLVLSFSTAYLQSSVFALSSLWGSEQTLGVMSGQGGIAVLVSGVQFALAFVSAIAKSDNGQDDEGEEASKLAGVGLWAACSLGVVGCFMASRYLKRHPKYLDVVAPKFAASELNNVEGNKRENGTTRKLFKKNWELNLAVAFVFVVTLSVFPAITTRILSTHQPTPRLLQPDVFMPLHFVIFNIGDYIGRTYLPSYSALLFTSPRRILLLSLGRIFFIPIFFACNVTPREVNNTPFIDSDILYFLIILLFSMTNGYLGSLCMIVSSSPNLNHRIKEDERDVAATLASFCLVAGLAGGSLASFAVASAVNRGL, from the exons ATGCTCGCAGCCATACGCAGCGCTCTGTCCACTCGTCCAGACCCAGCGGAGTATCAACCAGTCATCCCTTCCGCTGCAGCCAATGCAGATCCTACAGATCCAGCCACTCTCGACCACATCGACCGCCAGCTCGGCCACGGCGCAGCCAGAGAGGTCGTGGAGTACGAGAGCGTCAAGGTCTATTTTTGCTTTTGGGTCCTTGGTGCTGGTGTTCTCATGAGCTGGAATG CCCTCATTTGTACATTCCCTCTACTTATATCGTACCTTCCTCCAGACTCGAGCCTACGTAGAAACCTCGCGAGTATACTATCCACCGTATACTGCTTCGgaaacctcttcttccttggtaTGGCCCAGCGCCATGTCGGCAAGGTAT CACCAGCAAAGCGactccattcttctcttgTAATCCTCCTTGTGACGGCCCTGCTCACCACCTATCCCgccttgccctttctcttcccaaGGTTATCCTCTTCACTCCTTTTCTCGGCCCTCGTCTTCATATCACTCGTCCTTTCATTCTCTACAGCCTACCTCCAATCATCCGTCTTTGCGCTCTCTTCCCTGTGGGGCTCGGAACAGACCCTCGGCGTCATGTCGGGACAAGGTGGCATCGCCGTCCTCGTATCCGGCGTCCAGTTTGCTTTGGCTTTTGTCTCCGCGATAGCTAAAAGTGATAATGgacaagatgatgagggagaagaagcgagTAAACTCGCAGGTGTAGGTCTGTGGGCAGCGTGCTCACTGGGCGTGGTCGGATGTTTCATGGCGAGCAGATACCTCAAGAGACATCCTAAATACCTTGATGTGGTAGCCCCTAAATTTGCTGCTAGTGAGCTTAATAATGTGGAAGGTAATAAACGTGAGAACGGAACGACAAGGAAATTGTTCAAGAAGAACTGGGAGCTCAACTTGGCTGTTGCTTTTGTCTTTGTCGTTACTCTG TCTGTCTTCCCGGCAATCACCACTAGGATTCTTTCGACACATCAGCCTACACCTAGGCTGTTGCAGCCGGATGTATTCATGCCCCTTCATTTCGTCATTTTCAACA TCGGGGACTATATTGGCCGAACATACCTCCCCTCATACTCTGCACTCCTCTTCACTTCACCTCGACgtatcctcctcctgtctCTCGGacgcatcttcttcatccccatcttcttcgcttgcAACGTTACCCCTCGAGAGGTTAATAATACCCCATTCATCGATTCTGACATTTTATACTTCCTGATCATTCTTTTGTTCTCCATGACCAACGG GTACCTTGGGTCACTCTGCATGAtcgtatcatcatcaccaaacCTCAACCATCGTATCAAAGAGGACGAAAGAGATGTCGCTGCGACGCTCGCTTCGTTTTGCCTTGTAGCAGGTCTCGCTGGGGGTAGTTTGGCCAGCTTTGCTGTAGCGTCAGCTGTGAATAGAGGGTTGTAA
- a CDS encoding expressed protein — translation MATYLAPPVSSNKENSPAPNIALSDIDAISLSLRTSLSGVTLPAKKKVAALGLGRAPKFTYRRHSNKPYNRSTSITRAKKAAVQTKSVRSKAAVKKSNTRPLPLKLVQRLDVESARLERLRKAVWNPPAPVPGQVRVPLKLPYPRFPSIEYIDNEYLKEIPVQYIFDRMVPLLPSIATITLAYQPYASIPHPDSKILRDTTLAFAIPEVIDGRKPHWAAKARGREPDLALAVAYKSGEGSNGNTVVAVNSLAFATQCAYWPRLLTTSIPIPTPKRPTPSASAVSTSLPAIVETEENVSDASFSSSSSWSDSDSEVEFIDLPRLPRPVKDDKGFLHLPLVELPIPSPSTFPIIHRHLHHPSRALLPDLLGLPEHYTTRSQVLDAISGLSVQQLMDKLTTLQGVWQNLCSLGIGRLGTWRQLGEAWACVVGVIAGQGLLIAGQEEAEVQRTGRKTAAEDVAWEWVRREKAKEQQ, via the exons ATGGCTACTTACCTTGCTCCTCCGGTCTCTTCTAATAAGGAGAACTCTCCCGCACCTAACATCGCCCTCAGCGATATCGACgccatctctctttccttgcgTACCTCACTTTCCGGGGTTACTCTTCCGGCCAAAAAGAAGGTTGCTGCCCTTGGTCTTGGCCGTGCTCCAAAATTCACTTATCGTCGCCACTCCAACAAGCCTTACAACCGATCTACCTCCATCACCCGAGCTAAAAAGGCTGCTGTTCAAACCAAGAGTGTCAGGTCCAAGGCTGCCGTCAAAAAGAGTAACACCAGGCCTCTGCCCTTGAAGTTGGTCCAAAGGCTAGATGTGGAAAGCGCGAGGCTGGAGAGGTTAAGAAAAGCCGTTTGGAACCCTCCTGCTCCGGTTCCTGGCCAAGTCAGAGTTCCTCTCAAATTGCCTTATCCTAGGTTCCCTTCAATTGAATACATTGATAATGAATACCTCAAGGAAATT CCCGTTCAGTACATCTTTGACCGCAtggttcctcttcttccctccattGCTACCATTACCCTTGCCTACCAACCTTATGCTTCCATTCCTCACCCCGACTCCAAAATCTTGCGTGACACCACTCTCGCTTTTGCCATTCCAGAGGTTATCGACGGTCGCAAACCACATTGGGCCGCCAAAGCACGAGGACGAGAGCCAGATCTGGCACTTGCTGTCGCTTACAAATCTGGAGAAGGGTCAAACGGTAACACGGTCGTTGCAGTCAATAGTCTTGCTTTTGCTACTCAATGCGCGTACTGGCCTCGACTTCTGACCACGTCAATACCAATTCCTACTCCCAAACGCCCTACACCTTCAGCATCAGCTGTCTCAACCTCTCTCCCTGCTATTGTCGAGACTGAAGAAAATGTTTCCGAtgcttccttttcatcttcatcgtcatggTCTGATAGCGATTCAGAGGTCGAGTTCATTGACCTTCCCAGGCTGCCGAGACCTGTCAAGGACGACAAGGGTTTCTtacatcttcctcttgttgAGCTCCCTatcccatctccttccacgttccccatcatccaccgacatctccaccacccttctcgggctcttcttcccgaTCTCCTTGGTCTGCCTGAGCACTACACGACTCGGTCGCAAGTGCTTGATGCCATCTCTGGTCTCTCGGTTCAGCAATTAATGGACAAGCTCACGACCTTGCAAGGCGTTTGGCAAAACCTCTGCAGCCTTGGGATTGGACGACTGGGCACTTGGCGACAATTGGGAGAGGCATGGGCTTGTGTGGTGGGTGTAATCGCTGGTCAAGGTCTGCTGATTgcaggacaagaagaagccgaggTGCAGCGTACTGGGCGAAAGACTGCAGCGGAGGATGTTGCATGGGAATGGGTGAGGCgagagaaggcgaaggaacAACAGTAG